Genomic segment of Flavobacteriales bacterium:
GCCTACACCTGCTATGAATACATCGATGTCCGTACCCAAATCGTCCATGATCTCCCGGGCCATAGCGCGATATCCCTTCCTGTTGTCCACGTTATTGAATTGATCGATCCAAAAGGTATCGGCCTTATCATCGAGCTCCTTTACCCGTGCTTCCATACGTAGGATGAGTTCTGCACTGATCTTGCCATCCTTGCTAGGGATGATTTCCACCTTTGCTCCAAAAGCCCGCATCATCTGGATCTTCTCCTCGGCAAATGCATCGGAGGAAATGAGATGGGCGCGATATCCTTTCCGACCACATATCATGGACAAAGCGGCTCCCGTACTGCCTCCG
This window contains:
- a CDS encoding pyridoxal-phosphate dependent enzyme; translated protein: MKGIGNTPLIRLNHLTGEEDATVYVKYEGANLTGSMKDRMALSMIEGAEARGELKAGGTVIEYTGGSTGAALSMICGRKGYRAHLISSDAFAEEKIQMMRAFGAKVEIIPSKDGKISAELILRMEARVKELDDKADTFWIDQFNNVDNRKGYRAMAREIMDDLGTDIDVFIAGVG